A window of Candidatus Nitrospira allomarina genomic DNA:
TTAGTTTGAATTAGCTTCCCGCTGAGGGCCTTTGACTCTCTCGAAAGAGGAAGGGCCGGGAGCCACAGGAATGACCTGCTCATATTCTGAGGGCAAGATGCCCCGGAATGAGCAAGTAACATATTTTTTGATAGGCATTGAAAACTTTCAACTCAGTCAATGTTTAGATTCATACCCTCCTCACTGAAAACCTTTCTCTTCCTTTCCATCATTTCTGTCTAATTGTACTTTTCCCAATGTCTTCAGTTGTGTGGGGTATATTCTGAATCCCGGTATCACGGGTTCATAAAAAAGCGTATGGCCGGAACGGTCTTTTGAGAAGGGGTACATTCCTTTAAATAACGAACAAGGGCCGACCTGTGGAATTTTCCAGGGACGGCTAAAGATCGCAGAGAAGTTAACCGAATTTCGAATATGCCACGTTATGATCATTACAATATGCACGTGTATCGTTAAAGAATAAATTTCATTGGTGGGAAAACCCGAAATTGGCTGGGATTCCATGCCCCAAGGCGTAAGGAGCGCATCATGATTGATACCGGGATCAAAGTGTTGGTGGTAGACGATATGTCTACCATGCGTCGAATTGTTAAAAACGTGTTACGGCAAATCGGTTTTTCGGACATTGTGGAAGCTGAAAACGGGCAGGACGCATTGACGAAATTGAAGGCCGGTGGCTTTGGGTTGGTGGTGTCGGATTGGAATATGCCTGTGATGCAGGGTATTGAGCTCTTGCGGGCGGTTCGTGCCGATACAGAATTGAAGACGCTGCCGTTTTTGATGGTCACCGCTGAAGCGCAAAAGGAAAATTTAATCGAGGCCGTCCAAGCCGGGGTCAGCAACTATGTCGTCAAGCCGTTTACCGCAGAGGTTTTACAAGGAAAATTAGAAAAAATATTTGCCAATGTTCAACCGGCAAAAACGTCATAACTGGGAAGGACACCCTCCGAATATAACGTTATAAAGGAGATTCTTATGCTCGTGGATCGGATGATTGAGGCCGATGTGCCAGGCGATGAAGAGATATCCGAAGAGGGCTTGGATGAGAAGCGTTTGATTAAAGCGGAAATGGAGGAGTTAGCCAAGTATGTTGAAGTGATTACCCAAACAATCCGGGAAATGGAATCTCCGGTGACTTCAACCTCCGATCAACTGCCTCAAGCCACATCCCATTTAAATGATCTTGCCAAGATGACGGAAGACGGAACGCATAAGGTTCTCAGCTTGACAGAAGAACTGGAACGGAACCGGGAGGTGATTCAACATCATTTGGAGCAATTGCGGGCTAATGTGGCGGGGAGAGCGGTGAAGGAAATTGATGCAATTTTAACTCTGGTGAAGGCGGATGAGGGACGACTGTTAAATATTCATGTGGCGTTATCGTTCCAGGATCTCGTCGCCCAACGCGTGGCAAAACT
This region includes:
- a CDS encoding protein phosphatase CheZ yields the protein MLVDRMIEADVPGDEEISEEGLDEKRLIKAEMEELAKYVEVITQTIREMESPVTSTSDQLPQATSHLNDLAKMTEDGTHKVLSLTEELERNREVIQHHLEQLRANVAGRAVKEIDAILTLVKADEGRLLNIHVALSFQDLVAQRVAKLVTILNEIQHKLLKLVVIFGIQQKKGGAGSSREGRGYEMLRQLESSKTTALQQDLVDSIMSEYGMS
- a CDS encoding chemotaxis response regulator CheY yields the protein MIDTGIKVLVVDDMSTMRRIVKNVLRQIGFSDIVEAENGQDALTKLKAGGFGLVVSDWNMPVMQGIELLRAVRADTELKTLPFLMVTAEAQKENLIEAVQAGVSNYVVKPFTAEVLQGKLEKIFANVQPAKTS